In Haloterrigena turkmenica DSM 5511, a single genomic region encodes these proteins:
- a CDS encoding ATP-dependent helicase — protein MSGNDGLKLPVDDDALPFDPDAVAIEDRDVFDLLEPAVQEWWLEEFGEYVPENEGFFTPPQQGAIPKIHEGTNTLVCAPTGSGKTLSSFCAIIDELYRRDRDADDGLENSVYCLYVSPLKSLANDIHRNLEVPLEGIESVVAERDDGAEMGEIRHAIRHGDTSSSDRQKMLEETPHILNTTPETLAILLNSPKFREKLRTVEYVIVDEIHSLAAGKRGTHLSVSLERLEAMVDHEITRIGCSATIEPLEGVAEFLVGRDEPGGDSRPYEIVDARFAREFDIELECPTDDLIHTPREVVQERFYRMLHEHIQEHTNTLVFTNTRSGAERVLHNLREEFDAYDEENSGCHHGSLSKDVRHDIEARLKEGSLDVVTSSTSLELGIDMPHVDLVVQVGSPKSVAALLQRVGRAGHRVGQTVTGRVIALDRDELLECAVMLKKADDGFVDSVSIPENAQDVAAQHIYGMAIAEIRPESEVVGILRRAYPYRNYSDVEWESLARYLTADYAGLEDKNVYAKIWRDENDPPSGEHHHEEYPVGQPLIGKRGRLARVIYMTNIGTIPDSFTCDVKTRAGDEWVGQLDENYLDTLEKGDVFVLGGDHFEYRYRRGSKVYVDRTSARPTVPSWYSERLPLSSDLGREILAFQGELLERYDAGGPPRVRAWLREFPLDDDSVRAIARLFEHQLRYAGSESVSTTDRLAIEVVRDRDEYERHYYVHSAYGRKVNDGFSRLLAYRCAQEATANVRVAVADNGFVLSMPLNRKVDVEGILEDLEADDVREDLRSALSGTDLLQRYFRINATRSLMILKRYKGYEKSASEQQVSSEMLLGFAEDLEDFAVIEETYREILEDKLNVAELEEIVGDIAACEIAVERTLLDSPTPRAFGLATLSASDVVLAEDESAALQAFHEHVLEEIGEEALRGLSTD, from the coding sequence ATGAGCGGGAACGACGGCCTCAAGTTGCCGGTCGACGACGACGCCCTCCCCTTCGATCCCGACGCCGTCGCGATCGAGGACCGCGACGTCTTCGACCTCCTCGAGCCGGCGGTCCAGGAGTGGTGGCTCGAGGAGTTCGGCGAGTACGTTCCCGAGAACGAGGGCTTCTTCACGCCGCCACAGCAGGGGGCGATCCCGAAGATTCACGAGGGGACGAATACGCTGGTCTGTGCGCCGACGGGGTCAGGCAAGACGTTAAGTTCTTTTTGTGCGATTATCGACGAACTCTACCGGCGTGATCGGGACGCCGACGACGGCCTCGAGAACTCCGTCTACTGTCTCTACGTCTCGCCGCTGAAATCCCTGGCCAACGACATCCACCGCAATCTCGAGGTGCCCCTCGAGGGGATCGAATCCGTCGTCGCGGAACGGGACGACGGGGCGGAGATGGGCGAGATCCGCCACGCGATCCGCCACGGCGACACCTCCTCGAGCGACCGCCAGAAGATGCTCGAGGAAACACCCCACATCCTCAACACGACCCCCGAGACGCTCGCGATACTGCTCAACTCGCCCAAATTCCGCGAGAAACTGCGGACCGTCGAGTACGTCATCGTCGACGAGATTCACTCGCTGGCCGCGGGCAAGCGCGGGACCCACCTGTCGGTGAGCCTCGAGCGACTCGAGGCGATGGTTGATCACGAGATCACCAGGATCGGCTGCTCGGCGACGATCGAGCCGCTCGAGGGGGTCGCGGAGTTTCTGGTCGGCCGAGACGAGCCCGGCGGCGACTCCCGTCCGTACGAGATCGTCGACGCCCGCTTCGCCCGCGAGTTCGACATCGAACTCGAGTGCCCGACCGACGACCTGATCCACACGCCCCGCGAGGTCGTCCAGGAGCGGTTCTACCGGATGCTCCACGAGCACATTCAGGAGCACACGAACACGCTCGTCTTCACCAACACCCGATCCGGCGCCGAACGGGTGTTGCACAACCTGCGCGAGGAGTTCGACGCTTACGACGAGGAGAACTCGGGCTGTCACCACGGCAGCCTCTCGAAGGACGTCCGCCACGATATCGAGGCGCGGCTGAAGGAGGGGAGCCTCGACGTGGTGACCTCCTCGACCTCACTGGAGCTGGGGATCGACATGCCCCACGTCGATCTCGTCGTACAGGTCGGCTCGCCCAAGTCCGTCGCCGCCCTGCTCCAGCGGGTCGGCCGCGCGGGCCACCGCGTCGGCCAGACGGTGACGGGACGGGTCATCGCTCTGGACCGAGACGAACTCCTCGAGTGCGCCGTGATGCTCAAGAAGGCCGATGACGGGTTCGTCGACTCCGTCTCGATCCCCGAGAACGCCCAGGACGTCGCCGCCCAGCACATCTACGGGATGGCCATTGCGGAGATCCGTCCCGAGAGCGAGGTGGTCGGCATTCTCCGGCGAGCCTACCCATACCGCAACTACAGCGACGTGGAGTGGGAATCGCTCGCGCGATACCTCACCGCGGACTACGCGGGGCTCGAGGACAAGAACGTCTACGCGAAGATCTGGCGCGACGAGAACGATCCGCCGAGCGGCGAGCACCACCACGAGGAGTACCCCGTCGGCCAGCCGCTGATCGGCAAGCGCGGCCGGCTGGCTCGTGTCATCTACATGACCAACATCGGGACGATCCCCGACTCCTTCACCTGCGACGTCAAGACCCGCGCCGGCGACGAGTGGGTCGGACAGTTAGACGAGAACTACCTCGACACGCTCGAGAAGGGGGACGTCTTCGTCCTCGGCGGCGACCACTTCGAGTACCGGTACCGACGAGGCTCGAAGGTTTACGTCGACCGCACGAGCGCGCGGCCGACCGTCCCCTCGTGGTACTCCGAGCGGCTGCCGCTCTCCTCCGACCTCGGGCGAGAGATCCTCGCGTTCCAGGGGGAACTCCTCGAGCGCTACGACGCGGGCGGTCCGCCACGGGTCCGCGCGTGGCTTCGGGAGTTCCCGCTGGACGACGACAGCGTGCGCGCGATCGCGCGCCTGTTCGAACACCAGCTCCGCTATGCGGGGAGCGAGAGCGTCAGCACGACCGACCGCCTCGCGATCGAGGTGGTCCGGGACCGCGACGAGTACGAGCGCCACTACTACGTCCACTCCGCCTACGGCCGGAAGGTAAACGACGGCTTCTCCCGGCTGCTGGCCTACCGGTGCGCCCAGGAGGCCACCGCCAACGTTCGCGTCGCCGTCGCCGACAACGGGTTCGTCCTCTCGATGCCGCTGAATCGGAAGGTCGACGTCGAAGGGATCCTCGAGGACCTCGAGGCCGACGACGTGCGCGAGGATCTCCGGAGCGCGCTCTCGGGCACCGACCTCCTCCAGCGATACTTCCGGATCAACGCGACCCGGTCGCTGATGATCTTGAAGCGCTACAAGGGCTACGAGAAGTCCGCCAGCGAACAGCAGGTCTCGAGCGAGATGCTGCTGGGCTTCGCCGAGGACCTCGAGGACTTTGCGGTCATCGAAGAGACCTACCGCGAAATCCTCGAAGACAAGCTCAACGTCGCGGAACTCGAGGAAATCGTCGGCGACATCGCGGCCTGCGAGATCGCGGTCGAGCGCACGCTGCTCGACTCGCCGACGCCGCGAGCGTTCGGGCTGGCGACGCTGTCGGCCAGCGACGTCGTTCTCGCCGAAGACGAAAGCGCCGCCCTGCAGGCGTTTCACGAGCACGTCCTCGAGGAGATCGGCGAGGAGGCGCTTCGCGGACTCTCCACGGACTAG